The following DNA comes from Rosa rugosa chromosome 5, drRosRugo1.1, whole genome shotgun sequence.
CTCTATATCTAGAAGCCATGACCTCCACGTAGTGACATGGAATTTTTTTCCATCAATTTAAGGAATCACATGTAAAATCAATTATGCGACTCAATTTACACGATCTAAactataataatatatatatgtatagctGTATATTAGCTTCTTAATTTTCTAGTCACCACTAATTGCTTGCATGCATGGTACTTTCAAGCTGTTCTGTTCTAGCTTCCCATCAATGTCATTGTACAGTAACATTTTGATCTGTACGATAATTGACTTAACCCTGGCGCTATCAATCATTGGTTAAATCAATCAAGTACTCAAATCCACAATGGCAATAAGGGTTTGGTATGATCATCAACCAATTTTTGACAATAAGGTTTTAATTGGAAATGCATGGTGAATGATTCCGAGTCAAATGCGTATATATGCACCACGATTGAATCACTGAATCTTATGCTAAAATCTGCAGCAGCGTATAGATATAAAATTCATCTTAAATCCTCTTAATTAGTCAACACAAACAATGACTTAGTATCTTAATCGTATACTCATATGCGTTTTGTTCACCCACTCCATTATCAATCATTTACAATGTTCAGAGCACTTCATTATCCCTAAAAAGGATCAAGTAAAAACGACTTGACATGGTAAACGTCACCGTCACCGGCAGCTATGCTAAGAGCCTAGGATAATAGAAAAACTTAATTGGACCATACATAAGTGTGTTTAacaattttgtattttttttggtctgaagtgTGTTTTACAATAGTAGTGCTGAATATGGAGAGACGGATAGAGCACAAGTAGTTAGAAGACGAATAGAGCAGTAGGATAATTTATAGTTTAGTGAAATGACGAATATTTCAACTGCTAGTGAAATGACGAATATTTCAACTGCAAAggataatttatttatttttcttgagGTTCTTGCACAACGAAACTTTGTTCACAACAATCTAATACCTTTATCAGAATCTTTTGCTGAGGAAATTTTCGTTGGTAGGGTTCTTAATGAATAATCTTAAGAGCACAAGGTAGACATCTGAAAATGGGTTATGTTTTTAGGTGAGCGGGTTTGTTGAGCAATCTGCAGCCACCTACTTCGTTGAACTGCTTCACAGATTAAGCAGTAGAGAAAATAATACCATAAAGTACTAACCATGCCATTAGGCAAGAATCAGGTCATTTCTGCACAAAGGTGAGCTAGAATCAGAAACCCATAAAACATCTAGTATGTACTGAAATTTTGGTAGCATTTCGGACACTACGGCAGGAGTAAAACTCTCCCCCAGAAATCAAGAAGCATTCCTGAACCAGAAGCAACAATTGGAAATTTATCTAAACGAATTCTCTTATCATTTCTCTCAAAAATTTCACATCTTGATTCCCCCATAAGGGATATCCTGCTCTAATCAATTACCATGGTTAACAGAAATGGAGCGACCCATATTCTGAGAAAAAAGATACTGTGCTTGATTGTGTATGTCCAAGTATGACATAAGGAGGGACTTGTCTGCTTGAAATTTACAGGGTCCAATACTTCCACCTTGTTTTGCTCAGATGGATTGTCGAAAATCTGTGGCCGGTGGCCTTTAACGTGTGTTCTAGTCCAGATATCCATCTTCAGGATTCTCGAAATTCACAATGCCTCTTTAAGATGGAAGGACCTAGCTACGTCCCTGGCCTTGTCATACTCGTTGAGCTCAACCAGCATCTTCTTCAATCTACGAGCCAGTCCACCAGTTTCACTTTGTGTCACACCCAGCGAATGTTTCTTCTCTATAGTCTTTCCCAGCGTCAGCACATAATCCACCAGTGATTGCAACTTGCGGCTGCATTGTTATTGGTACTATTAGATCTCCTTTTCAGAATATGAATAGATAACATTAAATATGCAGCTAAAGGacacaactaaaaaaaaaaattaaagatcaCATACCGTTCAAAAgtattaattaaccaattttaCAAGACTCATCTAGTACTTTGTATGTAAAAACAAAACATCAAAGAGACCCAGAAGGAACGGGGAGAGAGAAGGAAAACTTATGCTTAAAAAAAACACCAAGTCAGCAGCcaattgcataaacaaattgCCATCAGAGAGTCTTCTAAATTGAGAAGTACTATTTTTTCAAGGGAATGTAGACTTAGCTTAGCTCAACAGACTTAAAATAATTATGTTGAGTACATTCAACTTCGACTTAACAATACaccaaagggaaaaaaaaattaaaaaaaataagggcTCATTGGTCTTCAAAGGAACAATCCGTTAGTtatgcttctctctctctcacaggcCTTCCTCTCACCATTTGAGGGATACCCTTAATGGCAACTCAACATCATGTCCATGCAAAAGATGATGGGTTTTTCACCAATCTGCGACTAAAGTAACCTCACCTAATTCcccaaaaacaataaaaggTAACCTCACTTATTGCACAAAGTTTCTTAAAATGAACTGCAGTAACCTGCTTGGAAAGGTAGGAAAGACTTTTATAAAGGTATGGGAGGAGGAGAAATGGAGGGAAAAGAGATGCTAAGTTTATTGCAAATTTGGAGCACACCTATTTGGGGTTAAAACATGCCTTTATTAGATCAGTTGAAGAATTGTGCATCATATGCAAGGGACAAAAAGATAAGTAAAAAGGTTGATTAAGAAAATCGTACATAACATTCAGACGGCTAATATCAGTAAGCAAGCTAATTTATGGAAGTaaaaaattgtttgttttaagtgCGGCAGAGGCTATTTTAAATGGCAGATAATTTTAATCTTTTTAAAGCGCAATGGTCAGTAGCAATACCTACGGTCTCCTGTGACATCTGAACCTGACCACACCCCTGATAGAGAAGCAATAATCCTTTCAGTTCTTGTAACTGCATCATTAACATTGGCAGCAATGCTTCGAATGTGAGGTAGAACTTTGCCACACAAAAGCTCATTAATAGCAAGCTTCTCTAGAACTGGCAAAGCAAGTACTTCTTTCCACAAGCAGATATTTTTCATCAAACGAACAGACATGCCAAATCGATATGCTGCAATTCTTGCAGCATTTGGTACTGCTTTCAATACAAGAGGGCTCCATGTTGGGACCTATAAATAAGAAATGATTGAAAATTCATGTAAGTTCCTCGATCAGAATTTCCCACCCTTAAGACCTAAGGTTATCCAGTAGATTGTAGATATAGTCCAAAAAAACCTTGATCAAACAACATTTGTTCTATAGCATATAGGACCAATATCAAAACAGGCACACCTATCTTGTGCTTACACTGCTTAAATGACTCAAAAATTTAGTTTGACTATTCAAATGTTATACCGTAAGTTTTGAGACAGCATCTGCCAGACGGGTGTGAATAGCAACTAATAAATCTTCAAGAGCCTCACTGGAAGAGACATAATCTGTTACCAAGCTTGTGGCAGCAACTGCATTCTTTGTTTCTCTTGTACTGAGAATATCCCAGCAGTGAACAATTTGATGATGCAAAATGGGTAATGCAACCTTTTCCACCAATGCAGGGATAAGGTTAGCATCAGCATCATCAGATGCAAAATCTGAACCATCCTCCGGTAAACCATAATTCTCTAATAATAAATGCCTGAACAGGGGAAAATGATCTTATTAGTATGATGATTTAAACCAGCATGAGTACATTTGTCTGTGCTCAGTGCTCAGTGCTCATATGAAAGATATACTGCGGCTACTGATGCCTTGACCAAGCAGGCTAAGCCCAACAAGAGAAGCAAGTGTACATAGAAGGTGTGAAATAATTAGCAATAAAAAGTATAAACAAGCAATAAAAAGTATAAACAAGTACCAGCTCATATGTACAAAATCTGTGTTCTCACGGAGAGGGTCCCACTTCAAGAGCTCCAGCCTTACGTACGGAGAGAATATAACAGGAACACTCAATGACATGTAAGCATCACGGTAGCTGGATCGAtactctctcttccattcttcAAACCTTTCTTTGACAGCTGAAAGTTGTGAATATTCCTCGGCTGCATCACTGAAAACTTGATCAGCAGTCCCAAGCACCAACTGGCGGTGTGACTCGTACTCTTTACTCTCACTGTCACTCTCATCGGTGCTTGATTCTCCTTCAACCGTCCGATTAGGACTGTCCACATCCATGGATGACTCTCTCTTAGCTTCATACTTTTTTCTCCTGCGTTGACGAGCCTCAGCCCTGCCTTTCATATCCATACGTTTCTTAAGGTTCATATCTCTACCAAATTCATCTAGCTTGACTGGTAAATTTGTTTGTTCTCTCACAGCAGCAGAAGCAGCCTGTGCTGCACTTTTAGCAACTGCAATTATATCAGCACCGGTACCTTCTTTACTGAAAATAGACATTGCTGCATTTACAGCTGCTTCTACTTCCATCATTTCATCATCGTTATCAGCAATTCTTCTTTCAAAAATAGCTGATGCACGTTCATCACGTTGCTTCTGCATTTCCTCTTCAAGCTCCTCTATCAAGGGAGCCTTATCCTGAAAATAAGTAAACATAAACAAAGTGACCAACGAGCACACAGAATATCAATAGTAACCCATTTTCCATTTTCAATTATAGTGAGTTAGAAGCCTCCATTTAATACAAGTCTTAAGTAATTAGATACTTTTAGCCAATGTAGTGAGAAATCAACTGCCAGATAGCTGTTAACATGTTCTTAGGAGCAGTCAAATATGCTAACTAAAGCAGAATATTGATTAATGATCTATGCATGGTTAAAGTAGGAAGCCGCTGTAATTTGTTAGAGAAGTCGGTGAGGATGAAGATACTCATAGTAGTGATGATCTTGattatgaagaagatgagggTGACAGAGGGAGTGAATATAATGACAAtaatgatgaagatgaggaaCCGATGCAATTCATAACCCATTCATAGGACTAGCTTTTTTCATCTTTCACTCAGTAACGCCAGGTAAAAGAAAGAAGGGGGGGGGAAGAGCGAGAGATTGGCCTCTGATTGACAGACATAATAGATGAAGTGCTCTGATGAAATAATGTATATACAAGAAtccatggaagaaaaataatttctGCAAATTAATGGGGTCAAACCAACCAATATCATAAAAAGATATTGTTGTTTAAGAAATTCAGTGATCTGCAATAGGTGTCAATGATTGAATCCATAAGGCCTTTTGGGTTGCCATATAAAGTAAGTAACGCAGCTAATCTTAGAAATTATGTAAATTTATAACACTAGGATTGTGGTTATGGTGCATGAATTGTAATATGGGAAGTGGATTTTGTCTTCTTTTGGCCAAGATGGCATGAGCAGTAAATGTTTGTTCCCAACTTCCTACTAAATGTTTGGTCGCTTCTTCCATCTTCTGTATTCCTCCTTTCTTACGAACTTATACATGTGCTTGTGTGTATGTGTTCGAGATTTAATGGAGAATGAGTTGAATGATAAGAGGTAACAGCAAAGAATTTAGAATAATGCAGTCAACCATATTTATAAATAGCCGCTACTCTCGGGAAATTTGGAGCTCATATTCAAGCAAGATAAGATCTGATTATAGCATACCTGCAAAAAGTCACATATGGTAGAGACAAAGTCGCGAAGCTCTTGCATGAACTTGTACTTCACGTCAGCAGCAGACAGAGACTTTTCAAGAGCAGTAATGTTCAATAGTGAGGCAGATAAATTCTCATCAGCCTTAGTTAGTGACATCTTTGTTCTTCCGTGACTTTCCTGAGAGtttttcaagaaaagaaaaaaaaaggcgtAAATAAAGGAACAAaagtacaaaacaaaacaaacaataatttaatatattttgagtCTACATATTAACATATACATATGCTCCAAACACAAATTTAATATTCTGGATTAATCGTGCCATAAATGAGTTTCCTGACATAGCAAAATACATGTCACACATATACTGATATACATATGTAGCACACATTTTTGCAGACGTATAGTTGTTCAGGTAGGGATTGCGATTAGTGATTTACCCACGAAAGTGACTGATTTGACCAATATGTCAATACCTAGAAATACATATCTAAACCGGTTAAAACAAAAAGGCTTGCAGTATTTGCATGTTGATAAAACCAAAACAGTTGTTTCCTTCATGCCATAAAGACATCTTTACATCTATCTAACTATTGCCAGACCATATAGAAAGTGAAAGtcagaaaagatattgttgGTCCTTGTATAGATTGGATACATGTAACTTTCTGTTGCAAGGAAAAGAACTACATGGCATTTACCTTTCTGTAGCAAGTAAAAGAACTAAATGGTAAATGCCAAGGGGGTGCAATTCAGCTACTGAAATGCATACAAGAAAGGCAGTTATGTTCTCTACGGTTTTGTTCTTAATGCCAATTGAGGCAATACCCACAGACCTAGTGAAAAGTAACCAACTTCTATTCTACTCATAGTATTAGTAAAATGATATATGTCATACATGCCTGACACTATTACTGAAAGCCAATATCTCATTCCATTATTAATCCCATATGATCTTGCATCAAGCACATATGCCAATAAAATAAACTCATCAAATTCAACAAGAACAGCAATTCGTACCTTAAGTTTCTTCACATTTTCCTGCAAAGCTTTCTGAGCAATTTCAGCTTGCTCATTTATGGACATAGCATTCGAACCTTGTGATGCTCCTGTTGCCCCTCCTATACCCGACACACCAGGCAGAGTCTGTGCCAAACTATACCCAGCGATTGCGGAGTAAGTAGCCTTGGGCTGTGGCACACTATGAACTCTAGGAACACTAGCACTAACCCCTATACTAGACCCATCATCCACTCTCTTCCCCAACCCTTTCCTAAACTGCTCTTCCTCCCAaatcttctcttcttcatcctcatcatcatcttcgACTACTACG
Coding sequences within:
- the LOC133708880 gene encoding transcriptional repressor ILP1; this encodes MSSARAKNFRRRIDDDDDDDAADTPSTTSTLKSLSKPSSSAKPKKPQNQAPKLLSFADDEENATPSRSSSKRDKSSSRLAKPSSAHKLTAAKDRLVNSSSVSSSLPSNVQPQAGTYTKEALRELQKNTRTLASSRPSSAAEPTIVLKGLIKPSAAEAVNGARELDSDDDEVQGNKDRVDAESRLASMGIDKDRSEYPDQATIEAIRKKRERLRKSKPAAPDFISLDSGSNHGAAEGLSDEEPEFRNRIAMFGEKMEGSKKGVFEDVDDREVDGGGLRKESVVVEDDDEDEEEKIWEEEQFRKGLGKRVDDGSSIGVSASVPRVHSVPQPKATYSAIAGYSLAQTLPGVSGIGGATGASQGSNAMSINEQAEIAQKALQENVKKLKESHGRTKMSLTKADENLSASLLNITALEKSLSAADVKYKFMQELRDFVSTICDFLQDKAPLIEELEEEMQKQRDERASAIFERRIADNDDEMMEVEAAVNAAMSIFSKEGTGADIIAVAKSAAQAASAAVREQTNLPVKLDEFGRDMNLKKRMDMKGRAEARQRRRKKYEAKRESSMDVDSPNRTVEGESSTDESDSESKEYESHRQLVLGTADQVFSDAAEEYSQLSAVKERFEEWKREYRSSYRDAYMSLSVPVIFSPYVRLELLKWDPLRENTDFVHMSWHLLLENYGLPEDGSDFASDDADANLIPALVEKVALPILHHQIVHCWDILSTRETKNAVAATSLVTDYVSSSEALEDLLVAIHTRLADAVSKLTVPTWSPLVLKAVPNAARIAAYRFGMSVRLMKNICLWKEVLALPVLEKLAINELLCGKVLPHIRSIAANVNDAVTRTERIIASLSGVWSGSDVTGDRSRKLQSLVDYVLTLGKTIEKKHSLGVTQSETGGLARRLKKMLVELNEYDKARDVARSFHLKEAL